The Streptomyces sp. NBC_00659 genomic interval CTGGTGTGCGCGACCCCGTACGTCTCCAGGATCAGGACCGCCGCCTGAGTGACCCCCAGCAGGGCCCCGACGCGCAGCTCGTCGCGCGTGCAGCGCCGGGTCCGGCGCCGGGCGGCGACCAGGGCGACGCAGGCGACGGCGGAGATGCCGTACCGGGCGAACAGGACGAGCAGGACGGGGAGCGCCGACGTGGCGGTCTTGGCGGCCAGATAACTGGAACCCCAGACGACGGCGACAAGGAGAAGCACCGCGTCGGTGCTGCGGACTCGGGACACGCCCCACACACTCCCGTACACCGACCATGAAGCCCAGACGGAAGTTCTTCAAGGTCTTTTAAGCATCACTACAATGAACGGGTGAACGAGCGGCAGTTGCGGATCCTGCGTGAACTGGGCGAGCTGGGAAGTGTCACCGCCGTGGCGGAGGCGCTCCTGATGACTCCCTCGGCGGTCTCGCAGCACCTGCGCCTGCTGCAACGCTCGATCCCGGTCCCGCTCACCGAACGCGACGGACGACGGCTGGTGCTGACGGACGCCGGGCGGGTGCTGGCCGGTGCGGCGATCGAGGTGGAGAGCGCCCTCGCCCGGGCACGGCACTGCGTGGACGAGTTCGTCGGGGAGCCGGCCGGAGACGTGTCGGTGGCCGCCTTCCACAGCGAGGCCGCCACGTTCTTCCCGGTCCTGCTGCGCGACCGGGCCGAGACGGCCCCGCGGCTCTCGCTCGCCGACCAGGACGTGGCGCAGGACCACTTCCCCCGGCTGACCCGGGACTACGACCTCGTGCTCGCCCACCATCTCGCGCACACCCCGCCCTGGCCGCGCACCGTCACCGCGACCACGCTGCTGAGCGAACCCCTCGACGTCGCCCTGCCGGCCGACCACCCGCTGGCCCGCGAGGCGAGCCTGACCCCGGACGATGTCGCGGGTCTGCCCTGGATCACCGTGCACGACGGTTTCCCGCTGATGGCCACCGTCGACGCCATCGCGACCGCCGCGAACCGGCGGCTCGACATCGTCCACCGCATCAACGAGTTCGCGGTGGTCGCGGAGACCGTCGCCGCGGGAGGCGGCCTCGCCCTGATGCCCCGCTGGACCACACGCCCGCATCCCGCCCTGGTCCTCAGACCGCTGACCGGGGTCCACGCCGTACGCCGCATCGACGTGCTCCACCGTCCCGAGAGCGCGGCCCGCAAGGCCGTACGGACGGTCCTCGGCGAACTGCGCCGCGCGG includes:
- a CDS encoding LysR family transcriptional regulator codes for the protein MNERQLRILRELGELGSVTAVAEALLMTPSAVSQHLRLLQRSIPVPLTERDGRRLVLTDAGRVLAGAAIEVESALARARHCVDEFVGEPAGDVSVAAFHSEAATFFPVLLRDRAETAPRLSLADQDVAQDHFPRLTRDYDLVLAHHLAHTPPWPRTVTATTLLSEPLDVALPADHPLAREASLTPDDVAGLPWITVHDGFPLMATVDAIATAANRRLDIVHRINEFAVVAETVAAGGGLALMPRWTTRPHPALVLRPLTGVHAVRRIDVLHRPESAARKAVRTVLGELRRAAETIRAGDDPDPGPARPPRG